Proteins from a single region of Crassaminicella profunda:
- the thiE gene encoding thiamine phosphate synthase: MLFLITNRKIIKKGTFIEVIKKAVAGGVEGVILREKDLTYDELLPIAQEIKKITKEKNILLIINRNLEVAKTVGAEGFHIGFHDLMIGKPDWEGRLGVSVHSLEEAILAEKNGADYLLASHVYATDCKKGLAPRGVNFIKEIKENVNIPVIALGGINPENTREVLSTGIEGIAVMSSIMAVEDPCAAAQMFKNKIGSV; encoded by the coding sequence ATGCTTTTTTTGATAACCAATCGAAAAATTATAAAAAAGGGAACATTCATAGAAGTAATAAAAAAAGCAGTAGCGGGTGGCGTAGAGGGTGTTATTTTAAGAGAAAAGGATTTAACTTATGATGAGTTATTACCTATAGCTCAAGAAATAAAAAAAATTACAAAAGAAAAAAATATTTTATTGATTATTAATCGAAATCTCGAAGTAGCAAAAACTGTAGGTGCAGAAGGATTTCATATAGGATTTCATGATTTGATGATAGGTAAACCTGATTGGGAAGGTCGTTTAGGTGTTTCTGTTCATAGTTTAGAAGAAGCTATTTTAGCAGAAAAAAATGGAGCAGATTATTTACTTGCTAGTCATGTATATGCAACAGATTGTAAAAAAGGATTAGCACCTAGAGGGGTAAATTTTATAAAAGAAATAAAAGAAAATGTAAATATTCCAGTTATCGCTTTAGGAGGGATCAACCCTGAAAATACAAGGGAAGTTCTTTCAACAGGGATAGAAGGGATTGCTGTTATGTCTTCTATTATGGCAGTAGAAGACCCTTGTGCAGCAGCTCAAATGTTTAAAAACAAGATAGGTAGTGTCTAG
- a CDS encoding M20 family metallopeptidase produces the protein MNMKELAQKNKQYVIDLRREFHKHPEPSWKEVRTSKRIKEELDKMGISYIAVAGTGIVATIEGKNKGKTVALRADIDALQVNEANDVPYKSQNEGIMHACGHDGHGAMLLGAAKILNESKERIKGTVKLFFQPAEELAEGAEKMVAEGVMEGVDGVFGIHLWSDIPCGTVSVEEGPRMASADLFKIKVVGKGGHGSLPHQGVDAVVAASAIVMDLQSVVSREISPLESAVVSVGKFVGGTRFNVIADEAVLEGTTRCFNNEIRKDFPKMLERIAKNTAASYRAEAELEYTPGTPATINEAVCSGIAEKSVEKLLGKEGVIKMEKVTGGEDFAMYLEKAPGVIAFVGIRNEEKSADYPHHHPRFNMDEDALPIGSALYAQFAVDFLNEK, from the coding sequence ATGAACATGAAGGAGTTAGCACAAAAGAACAAACAATATGTGATTGATCTAAGGAGGGAATTCCATAAGCATCCTGAACCAAGCTGGAAGGAAGTTAGAACTTCAAAAAGAATCAAAGAAGAACTTGATAAGATGGGGATTTCTTATATAGCTGTAGCAGGTACAGGGATTGTAGCAACAATAGAAGGGAAAAACAAAGGAAAGACTGTAGCATTAAGAGCTGATATTGATGCATTACAAGTAAATGAAGCAAATGATGTTCCTTATAAATCTCAAAATGAAGGGATTATGCATGCTTGTGGTCATGATGGTCATGGTGCGATGCTTTTAGGAGCAGCTAAAATATTAAATGAGAGCAAAGAAAGAATCAAGGGAACAGTGAAATTATTTTTTCAGCCTGCAGAGGAATTAGCTGAGGGAGCAGAAAAAATGGTTGCAGAAGGAGTTATGGAAGGGGTAGATGGTGTGTTTGGCATCCATCTATGGAGCGATATACCTTGTGGAACTGTATCTGTAGAGGAAGGTCCTCGTATGGCATCTGCAGACTTGTTTAAAATTAAAGTAGTTGGCAAAGGTGGACATGGATCTTTACCTCATCAAGGAGTTGATGCAGTAGTTGCAGCTTCTGCCATTGTAATGGATTTACAATCTGTTGTAAGCAGGGAAATAAGTCCTTTAGAATCAGCTGTTGTAAGTGTAGGGAAATTCGTGGGGGGAACAAGATTTAATGTAATTGCTGATGAAGCAGTTTTGGAAGGAACAACAAGATGCTTTAATAATGAAATAAGAAAAGATTTCCCTAAAATGCTTGAGAGAATAGCTAAAAATACAGCAGCAAGTTATAGAGCAGAAGCAGAGCTTGAGTATACGCCTGGTACACCTGCAACAATCAATGAAGCAGTTTGTTCAGGGATTGCTGAAAAATCTGTAGAGAAGTTATTAGGTAAAGAAGGCGTTATAAAAATGGAGAAAGTTACAGGTGGAGAAGATTTTGCAATGTACCTAGAGAAAGCACCAGGGGTAATCGCTTTTGTTGGAATAAGAAATGAAGAAAAATCGGCAGATTATCCACATCACCATCCAAGATTTAATATGGATGAAGATGCACTACCAATTGGATCAGCTCTCTATGCACAGTTTGCAGTAGATTTTTTAAATGAAAAATAA
- a CDS encoding 50S ribosomal protein L25 → MLKSVIHGDVRNQTGSNVCHRIRNAGHVPAVVYGYNVNTRAIELDKKEIDHIIRSYGTNVLFDLQVGDNHSSVMIKEIQRNPLTNEIRHIDLQTIASNKAIHTTVPIRLIGKEKVESSIGVVQQQLREVHIECLPDHIPESLEIDISSLAPGNPLKIADVEFGKEISILNEDYEVVAALTKAEKIMEETEEADLLETIVGTPEDLK, encoded by the coding sequence ATGTTAAAATCTGTTATTCACGGAGATGTGAGAAATCAAACAGGTTCTAATGTATGTCACCGCATAAGAAATGCTGGTCATGTGCCGGCGGTAGTATATGGATACAACGTAAATACAAGGGCAATCGAATTAGATAAAAAGGAAATAGACCACATTATAAGAAGCTATGGAACAAATGTACTTTTCGATTTGCAGGTAGGGGATAATCATTCAAGTGTTATGATCAAGGAGATTCAAAGAAATCCATTAACGAATGAAATAAGACATATAGATTTGCAGACTATAGCTAGTAATAAGGCAATACATACAACAGTACCTATTAGATTAATAGGAAAAGAAAAAGTAGAATCAAGTATCGGTGTTGTACAGCAGCAGTTAAGAGAAGTACATATTGAATGCTTACCAGATCATATTCCTGAGAGTTTGGAAATAGATATATCATCATTAGCACCTGGAAATCCTTTAAAGATAGCAGATGTAGAGTTTGGTAAAGAAATCAGCATATTAAATGAAGATTATGAAGTTGTTGCTGCCCTTACAAAAGCAGAAAAGATTATGGAAGAGACAGAAGAGGCGGATTTATTAGAGACGATTGTAGGAACACCTGAAGACTTAAAGTAG